In a single window of the Globicephala melas chromosome 10, mGloMel1.2, whole genome shotgun sequence genome:
- the INHBE gene encoding inhibin beta E chain → MGLSDVQLQLVLLWALVWAQRAGSVCPSCGGPTLAPQAERALVLELAKQQILEGLHLTGRPIITHPLPQAVLTRALRRLQRGSVVPANGEQVISFAAITDSSTSTCSSTLTFYLSTPRSHHLYHARLWLHVLPTLPGTLSLRIFRWGPRRRRRGSHVLLAEHQLTAPGWHALTLPSSGLRHEESGVLKLQLDCRPLEGNSTAAPQTQQLLDTAGEQRPFLELKTRPKEPGAGRARRRTPSCEPETPLCCRRDHYVDFQELGWRDWILQPEGYQLNYCSGQCPPHLAGSPGIAASFHSAVFSLLKANNPWPLGTSCCVPTARRPLSLLYLDRDGNVVKTDVPDMVVEACGCS, encoded by the exons ATGGGACTCTCTGATGTCCAGCTCCAGCTGGTGCTGCTGTGGGCACTGGTGTGGGCACAGAGGGCAGGGTCTGTGTGTCCCTCCTGTGGAGGCCCCACACTGGCACCCCAAGCAGAAAGAGCTCTGGTCCTTGAGCTAGCCAAGCAGCAGATCCTCGAAGGGCTACACCTGACCGGTCGTCCCATAATAACTCATCCTCTACCCCAGGCAGTGCTGACCAGAGCCCTCCGGAGACTGCAGCGGGGAAGTGTGGTTCCAGCGAATGGGGAGCAGGTCATCAGCTTTGCTGCCATCACAG actcctccacctccacctgcaGCTCCACGCTCACCTTCTACCTGTCCACGCCTCGGTCCCACCACCTGTACCACGCTCGCCTCTGGCTGCACGTGCTTCCCACCCTTCCTGGCACTCTTTCCTTGAGGATTTTCCGATGGGGCCCTAGGAGGAGACGCCGAGGGTCCCACGTCCTCCTGGCTGAGCACCAACTGACGGCCCCGGGCTGGCACGCCCTGACTCTGCCCTCTAGTGGCTTGAGGCATGAGGAGTCTGGTGTCTTGAAACTCCAACTGGACTGCAGACCGCTAGAAGGCAACAGCACAGCTGCCCCCCAAACTCAGCAGCTCCTGGACACAGCGGGAGAGCAGCGGCCCTTCCTGGAGCTGAAGACCCGGCCCAAAGAGCCTGGAGCAGGCCGGGCCAGGAGGAGGACCCCCAGCTGTGAGCCTGAGACCCCCTTATGCTGTAGGCGAGACCATTATGTAGACTTCCAGGAACTGGGATGGCGGGACTGGATCCTGCAGCCTGAGGGGTACCAGCTGAATTACTGCAGTGGGCAGTGTCCCCCGCACCTGGCTGGCAGCCCAGGCATTGCTGCCTCCTTCCATTCTGCTGTCTTCAGCCTCCTCAAGGCCAACAACCCTTGGCCCTTGGGTACTTCCTGTTGTGTCCCTACTGCCCGaaggcctctctctctcctctacctTGACCGTGATGGCAACGTGGTCAAGACAGATGTGCCAGATATGGTGGTAGAGGCCTGTGGCTGCAGCTAG